One window from the genome of [Mycobacterium] stephanolepidis encodes:
- a CDS encoding LapA family protein — translation MTSDPGTTPDSPVADTSIDVPVGEQAPLPPAKAIKKEDAVKRTRAAATWTGVILGLLILILLLVFILQNLTDTTTHFLSWEIQMPLGITVLFAAITGAALTALVGGVRIIQLRRAAKKNLKA, via the coding sequence ATGACCAGTGACCCCGGTACGACTCCGGACTCTCCGGTTGCCGACACATCCATCGACGTCCCCGTTGGAGAGCAGGCGCCTCTGCCCCCCGCGAAGGCCATCAAAAAGGAAGATGCGGTCAAGCGGACCCGCGCGGCGGCGACCTGGACCGGCGTCATCCTTGGCCTGCTGATCCTGATTCTGCTGCTGGTGTTCATTCTGCAGAACCTGACGGACACGACCACCCACTTCCTCTCGTGGGAGATCCAGATGCCTCTGGGCATCACGGTGTTGTTCGCGGCCATCACCGGTGCAGCGCTCACCGCCCTGGTCGGTGGGGTGCGAATCATCCAGCTGCGGCGCGCGGCGAAGAAGAACCTGAAGGCCTGA
- a CDS encoding ABC transporter ATP-binding protein, producing MITFENVTKKYPDGTTAVDDLTMHVDEGSFTVFVGPSGCGKTTSMRMINRMTDPTSGVLTVDGADVRTVDPVKLRLGIGYVIQNAGLMPHQRVVDNVATVPVLRGASRRAARKAALDVLERVGLDPKLAGRYPAQLSGGQQQRVGVARALAADPPILLMDEPFSAVDPNVRDDLQAEMQRLQAELNKTIVFVTHDIDEAVKLGDKVAVFGPGGVLQQYDEPERVLSNPASDFVAGFIGRDRGYRGLQFREASDLPLYEIRQIFESEVHDLILAPRSWVLVCNPDGTPFGWMDDAGAEVYRSGKSLYDSVIAGGSLFGPDGTLRQALDAALSSPSGFGVATDEDGRVRGGVRGDDVLIALDRQRRTGQR from the coding sequence GTGATCACCTTTGAGAACGTCACCAAGAAATACCCCGATGGGACCACCGCTGTCGATGATCTCACCATGCACGTTGACGAGGGTTCGTTCACGGTGTTCGTGGGGCCGTCCGGCTGCGGCAAGACCACCTCGATGCGGATGATCAACAGGATGACCGACCCGACGTCGGGAGTACTGACCGTCGACGGGGCAGATGTCCGGACCGTGGACCCGGTCAAACTGCGGTTGGGCATCGGGTATGTCATTCAGAACGCGGGCCTGATGCCGCACCAGCGCGTCGTCGACAATGTGGCGACGGTGCCGGTGCTGCGCGGCGCATCCCGGCGTGCCGCACGCAAGGCAGCTCTCGATGTTCTGGAACGGGTGGGACTCGATCCAAAATTGGCCGGCCGGTACCCGGCACAGCTCTCGGGAGGTCAACAACAACGTGTCGGTGTGGCGCGTGCGCTCGCGGCCGATCCACCGATCCTGTTGATGGACGAGCCGTTTAGCGCCGTCGATCCGAATGTGCGCGATGACCTGCAGGCCGAGATGCAGCGCCTGCAGGCCGAACTCAACAAGACCATCGTCTTCGTGACGCACGATATCGACGAGGCCGTCAAGCTCGGAGACAAGGTCGCAGTTTTCGGGCCGGGTGGCGTGCTGCAGCAATATGACGAGCCCGAGCGGGTGTTATCCAATCCGGCAAGCGATTTCGTAGCCGGATTCATCGGGCGCGACCGGGGCTATCGGGGCCTGCAGTTTCGTGAGGCAAGCGATCTGCCGCTGTACGAGATCAGGCAGATCTTTGAATCGGAGGTCCACGATCTCATCCTCGCTCCGCGCAGCTGGGTGCTTGTCTGCAATCCGGACGGCACACCGTTCGGCTGGATGGACGATGCTGGGGCGGAAGTCTATCGGTCTGGAAAATCGTTGTACGACAGCGTGATCGCTGGAGGATCATTGTTCGGACCCGACGGGACGTTGCGGCAGGCTCTGGATGCCGCGCTGTCCTCGCCATCGGGGTTTGGTGTGGCCACCGATGAAGACGGCCGCGTCCGCGGCGGCGTCCGTGGGGATGACGTCCTCATCGCGCTGGATCGGCAACGCCGGACCGGGCAGCGGTGA
- a CDS encoding winged helix-turn-helix transcriptional regulator, protein MGASYYQFCPVAKAMELLDERWTLLIVRELLLGSDHFNDIRRGVPRMSPSLLSKRLDRLVRAGIAERHDNRYVPTDAGRELRPVVEMLSRWGIRWIGEIGDEDLDPKLLLWDMRRHVIGSAVPEGRTVLHFRFGDVTADKRHWWLIITPEAADLCDADPGFDVNIGVTAQLRSLTRVWRGDAAWSDALRSGEVAFSGPSRLCRGLPTWFDPPLYAAVPRP, encoded by the coding sequence ATGGGTGCGTCGTATTACCAATTCTGCCCCGTTGCCAAGGCGATGGAGCTGCTCGACGAGCGGTGGACTCTGCTGATCGTGCGTGAATTACTGCTTGGCAGTGATCATTTCAATGATATTCGGCGCGGAGTACCCCGCATGTCCCCGTCCCTGCTGTCCAAGAGGCTGGACCGGCTGGTGCGCGCCGGGATCGCCGAACGTCACGACAACCGCTACGTACCCACGGACGCCGGACGTGAGCTGCGCCCCGTCGTCGAGATGTTGAGCCGGTGGGGGATCCGGTGGATCGGTGAGATCGGGGACGAGGATCTGGACCCCAAGCTGCTGCTCTGGGATATGCGCCGTCACGTCATCGGCAGCGCGGTCCCCGAGGGCCGCACCGTGCTGCATTTCCGCTTCGGCGACGTCACCGCCGACAAGCGGCACTGGTGGCTCATCATCACGCCCGAGGCCGCCGACCTGTGCGATGCCGACCCGGGCTTCGACGTGAACATCGGCGTGACGGCTCAGCTCCGCAGCCTGACTCGAGTGTGGCGCGGCGACGCCGCGTGGTCGGATGCGTTGCGCTCCGGTGAGGTGGCCTTCAGCGGGCCGTCACGGTTGTGTCGCGGCCTGCCGACGTGGTTCGACCCGCCCCTCTACGCCGCTGTCCCCCGCCCCTGA
- a CDS encoding TetR/AcrR family transcriptional regulator → MTTDELPVGRGRRRSSDIDTKALAAARELLVEQGWDATTMVAIAERAGVGKPALYRRWPSRAHLVFEAVFGWTAPTREISAAAGVGDWVRQSCSYTAELFERPDVIAAAPALLGQMRADPELGQAMWASFGETGAELLSQVMRAQRPDVGRQEAHDRANATMLMIIGANVLARQLLPDDQAEAVIKYLPELLVGSAEGPAATASPG, encoded by the coding sequence ATGACTACTGACGAGTTACCCGTTGGCAGGGGTCGCCGCCGCAGTTCCGATATCGACACCAAGGCGCTTGCTGCCGCGCGTGAGCTTCTGGTGGAGCAGGGGTGGGATGCCACCACCATGGTTGCGATCGCCGAGCGGGCCGGCGTGGGGAAGCCCGCGCTCTATCGCCGATGGCCCTCCCGTGCGCACCTGGTCTTCGAGGCGGTGTTCGGTTGGACCGCACCCACTCGGGAGATAAGCGCCGCAGCGGGAGTAGGCGATTGGGTCCGTCAATCCTGCTCGTACACAGCGGAACTCTTTGAACGACCCGATGTCATCGCCGCCGCCCCCGCCCTACTCGGACAGATGCGTGCCGACCCCGAGCTCGGGCAGGCCATGTGGGCGAGCTTCGGCGAGACGGGTGCTGAATTGCTGTCGCAGGTGATGCGCGCGCAGCGTCCGGACGTTGGTCGACAGGAGGCCCATGACCGGGCCAACGCCACCATGTTGATGATCATCGGAGCGAATGTCCTGGCCCGCCAGCTGCTACCCGACGACCAGGCGGAGGCGGTTATCAAATATTTGCCAGAGCTCCTGGTGGGCTCGGCCGAAGGTCCCGCAGCGACGGCGTCCCCGGGTTAG
- a CDS encoding acyl-CoA dehydrogenase family protein codes for MDFAPSSRAAELTAAVREFIDGEIMPVERAVLAHHDALLGARAGTTAELWAVPPEVDRLKAKARNAGLWNLFLPDPELGGGLSNSEYAPLAEQMGRSLFAPTVFNCNAPDSGNMEVLHRYGSQEQKEVWLEPLLEGDIRSAFCMTEPDVASSDATNMAATAIVDGDEVVINGRKWWSTGVGHPDCKVIIFMGLTDPDAHRYARHSMVLVPMDTPGVTVERMLPTMGFYDEPGGHGVVSFDNVRLPADAFIAGPGKGFEIAQGRLGPGRVHHAMRLIGLAEVALEHACRRGLDRTAFGKPLVNLGGNRERIADARIAINQTRLLVLHAAWLLDTVGIMGALSAVSEIKVAAPNMAQQVIDMAIQIHGGGGLSNDSPLAAAWVNARALRLADGPDEVHRGVVARIELAKYATDGQ; via the coding sequence ATGGACTTCGCTCCCTCCTCCCGCGCCGCCGAACTGACCGCCGCGGTCCGCGAGTTCATCGACGGGGAGATCATGCCGGTGGAGCGTGCGGTGCTGGCCCACCACGACGCGCTGCTGGGTGCGCGCGCCGGCACGACGGCCGAGTTGTGGGCGGTCCCTCCGGAGGTGGACAGGTTGAAGGCGAAGGCGCGCAACGCCGGGTTATGGAACCTCTTCCTGCCGGATCCAGAGTTGGGCGGCGGCCTGTCCAACTCCGAGTACGCACCGCTGGCCGAACAGATGGGCCGCTCACTGTTCGCTCCCACTGTGTTCAATTGCAACGCACCGGATTCGGGGAACATGGAGGTGCTGCACCGCTACGGCAGCCAGGAGCAGAAGGAGGTCTGGCTAGAACCGCTGCTTGAGGGCGATATCCGGTCGGCGTTTTGTATGACGGAGCCCGACGTGGCGTCCTCTGATGCCACGAACATGGCGGCCACGGCCATCGTCGACGGCGACGAGGTGGTGATCAACGGCCGCAAATGGTGGAGCACCGGCGTAGGTCATCCCGACTGCAAGGTGATCATCTTTATGGGGTTGACCGACCCCGACGCGCATCGATACGCGCGCCACTCGATGGTGCTCGTCCCGATGGACACCCCGGGCGTCACCGTCGAACGGATGCTGCCGACGATGGGGTTCTACGACGAGCCCGGCGGACACGGCGTGGTGTCGTTCGACAACGTACGGCTGCCCGCCGACGCCTTCATCGCGGGACCGGGCAAGGGATTCGAGATCGCCCAGGGGCGGTTGGGGCCGGGCCGCGTGCATCATGCGATGCGCCTGATCGGCCTGGCCGAGGTGGCCCTCGAGCATGCGTGCCGACGGGGGCTGGACCGCACCGCGTTCGGAAAACCGTTGGTGAACCTGGGCGGAAACCGGGAGCGCATCGCCGACGCTCGCATCGCCATCAACCAGACCCGGCTGCTGGTGTTGCATGCTGCCTGGCTGCTGGACACCGTGGGCATCATGGGCGCGTTGTCTGCGGTATCCGAAATCAAGGTGGCCGCACCGAACATGGCTCAGCAAGTCATCGATATGGCGATCCAAATTCATGGCGGTGGAGGACTTTCCAATGACTCCCCGTTGGCGGCCGCCTGGGTGAATGCGCGCGCGCTGCGGCTGGCCGACGGCCCTGACGAGGTGCATCGCGGTGTGGTGGCCCGGATCGAACTGGCGAAATACGCTACCGACGGACAGTGA
- a CDS encoding threonine/serine exporter family protein, protein MTALTGRGRVRTLVRKALKDKPVPLADAKHFDDAEVVTMLRMLGIAMLEVGQPTNLVLAKLHDIAPQYTDKELRAVVLPTVLIIQIDGVTGQLEVEESTRSTAQLDQAGHIDSIADMAAAGAIAPVDAIARIYEIRCLKPRFGMVVTVLGHTILTLGFGLALAPTSSALPAYLVLGLIVGILMLATNPMPTLAATMPAVAAFVVTVISTFIVANVPSEGLARVVAPALIAVLPGVTLTIGALELTSTQLMAGSTRIVYGIAQLMLLAFGVVIGVKVAGPPEPSPLGPPLGSWTIALAVPVIAVGFYLYKSAPRGSLIWLVLAIGVAMLGQRLGGLFLAPAMTGFVGAVAVVPFALFAARFKGAPSAIVLLLAAFWCLVPGALSFVNVSEVAATGHANLTALLDTCMAIFSIALGLLVGASLHRGMRYALTVRR, encoded by the coding sequence ATGACGGCGCTGACCGGGCGTGGACGGGTGCGGACGCTTGTCCGGAAGGCCCTCAAGGACAAGCCCGTACCCCTGGCTGACGCCAAGCATTTCGACGACGCCGAAGTCGTGACGATGCTGCGCATGCTCGGTATCGCGATGCTGGAAGTCGGTCAGCCCACCAACCTGGTGTTGGCCAAGTTGCATGACATCGCACCGCAGTATACCGACAAAGAACTGCGCGCCGTTGTCTTGCCGACGGTGCTGATCATCCAGATCGACGGTGTCACCGGCCAGCTGGAAGTGGAGGAATCCACCCGCAGCACAGCACAGTTGGACCAGGCCGGCCACATCGATTCCATCGCCGACATGGCCGCCGCGGGGGCAATCGCCCCGGTCGACGCGATCGCCCGAATCTACGAGATCCGCTGTTTGAAACCACGTTTCGGGATGGTCGTCACCGTCCTCGGACACACCATCTTGACCCTCGGGTTCGGGCTTGCCCTGGCGCCGACCTCCTCAGCGCTGCCCGCCTATCTGGTGCTGGGCCTGATCGTCGGCATCCTGATGCTGGCCACCAACCCCATGCCCACCCTCGCCGCCACCATGCCCGCAGTCGCTGCTTTCGTGGTGACGGTCATCAGCACGTTCATCGTCGCGAACGTGCCCAGCGAGGGGCTTGCCCGCGTGGTGGCGCCCGCCCTGATCGCCGTGCTGCCCGGGGTGACCCTCACCATCGGGGCGTTGGAGCTGACAAGCACCCAACTGATGGCCGGATCCACGCGCATCGTGTATGGCATCGCACAACTGATGCTGCTGGCATTCGGGGTGGTGATTGGCGTGAAAGTCGCTGGACCACCGGAACCCTCACCACTGGGGCCGCCGCTGGGCAGCTGGACGATCGCCCTGGCCGTACCGGTAATAGCGGTGGGGTTTTACCTGTACAAGTCCGCGCCACGCGGATCACTGATCTGGTTGGTGCTGGCAATCGGGGTCGCCATGCTGGGACAGCGCCTCGGCGGTCTCTTTCTGGCACCCGCCATGACGGGCTTCGTCGGGGCGGTCGCCGTCGTTCCCTTCGCGCTGTTCGCAGCACGCTTCAAGGGGGCGCCTTCGGCAATCGTGTTGCTACTGGCCGCCTTCTGGTGCCTGGTGCCCGGTGCGTTGAGCTTCGTGAACGTCAGCGAGGTCGCGGCCACCGGACATGCCAACCTCACCGCACTGCTCGATACCTGCATGGCGATCTTCTCGATCGCGCTGGGGCTTCTGGTTGGGGCGAGCCTGCACCGTGGGATGCGTTACGCGCTCACTGTCCGTCGGTAG
- a CDS encoding ABC transporter permease, producing the protein MRYLFTHLGDAWQLALIHMRLSLVPILIGLAIAIPCGALIHRHRTMRRVTTVIASIVFTIPSLALFVALPLIIPTRILDEANVMVALTLYTTALLIRAVPEALDAIAPQVRDAATAVGYRPLARLVRVELPLSIPVLVAGLRVVAVTNISMVSVGSVIGIGGLGTWFTEGYQANKSSQIIAGIVAIFLLAVIVDSLLVALGRAATPWTRATKVVGAR; encoded by the coding sequence ATGCGGTATCTCTTCACTCACCTCGGCGATGCTTGGCAGCTCGCACTGATCCATATGCGGCTGTCGTTGGTCCCTATTCTCATCGGGTTGGCCATCGCGATTCCTTGCGGCGCACTGATCCACCGGCACCGGACGATGCGGCGGGTCACCACGGTGATCGCCAGCATTGTGTTCACGATTCCCTCGCTGGCCTTGTTCGTGGCATTGCCACTGATCATTCCCACCCGGATACTCGACGAGGCCAACGTGATGGTGGCGCTGACGCTGTACACCACGGCGCTGCTCATTCGGGCCGTGCCCGAGGCGCTCGACGCCATCGCTCCCCAGGTGCGTGATGCGGCCACCGCGGTGGGTTACCGCCCACTGGCACGCCTCGTCCGCGTCGAACTCCCGCTGTCGATACCCGTGCTCGTGGCAGGCCTGAGAGTTGTTGCCGTCACGAATATCTCAATGGTGTCCGTGGGCTCGGTGATCGGCATCGGCGGCCTGGGTACCTGGTTCACGGAGGGCTACCAGGCGAACAAGAGCAGCCAGATCATTGCCGGGATCGTCGCGATCTTCCTGCTGGCGGTCATCGTGGATTCACTCCTGGTTGCCCTCGGCCGTGCTGCCACGCCGTGGACCAGGGCGACGAAAGTCGTGGGTGCACGGTGA
- a CDS encoding NAD(P)H-dependent amine dehydrogenase family protein has translation MSDKYPVIVWGTGVVGKLVIRELLDHPVFELAAVLVHDPAKDGVDVGTLVGSHPTGLAATTDIDAALGTEGTVAYFGPTAQYALENIDNMSRALRSGHNIVSTAMTPWVYPQVCPPEMLADIKQACEDGQTSCFTTGIDPGFANDLFPMTLLGVGGRVDSVLVQELLDYQYYNGDFSMPMGLGAPMDQPAVLEIPEVLILAWGHTIPMIADAVGVKLDKIDTVYEKWATPTEIAYGAEPNTGTIEAGHCAAVRFEIRGWVGGKPKIVIEHVNRITNDTAPHWPRAQSVDNDAYRIEIKGSPNITQETVFRDEHTGDGAIGGCLATGMRAVNAIPAVIDAKPGFLTPLDLPLIAGQGTIRA, from the coding sequence ATGAGTGATAAGTATCCCGTCATCGTTTGGGGCACAGGAGTTGTCGGCAAGCTGGTGATCCGTGAGCTATTGGACCATCCGGTATTCGAGCTGGCTGCCGTGCTGGTGCACGATCCGGCCAAGGACGGTGTGGACGTCGGAACACTGGTCGGTAGCCATCCGACCGGACTGGCCGCCACCACCGATATCGATGCCGCGTTGGGCACCGAGGGCACGGTCGCGTACTTCGGGCCGACGGCGCAATACGCGCTGGAGAACATCGACAACATGTCCCGGGCACTGCGCAGTGGGCACAACATCGTCTCCACCGCGATGACACCGTGGGTGTACCCGCAGGTATGCCCGCCCGAGATGCTCGCCGATATCAAACAGGCCTGCGAGGACGGCCAGACCTCCTGTTTCACCACCGGAATCGACCCCGGGTTCGCCAACGATCTGTTCCCCATGACCCTGCTCGGCGTGGGCGGACGGGTGGATTCTGTTCTGGTACAGGAGCTCCTCGACTATCAGTACTACAACGGTGATTTCAGCATGCCGATGGGACTGGGTGCGCCCATGGACCAACCGGCGGTGCTGGAAATCCCCGAGGTGCTGATTCTCGCGTGGGGCCACACCATTCCGATGATCGCCGACGCCGTCGGAGTCAAACTCGACAAGATCGATACCGTCTACGAAAAGTGGGCGACGCCAACCGAGATCGCCTACGGCGCGGAACCCAACACCGGCACCATCGAGGCGGGCCACTGTGCCGCGGTGCGATTCGAGATCCGTGGATGGGTGGGCGGCAAGCCGAAGATCGTCATCGAGCACGTCAACCGGATCACCAATGACACCGCACCGCATTGGCCGCGGGCACAGTCGGTCGACAACGACGCCTACCGCATCGAGATCAAGGGCAGTCCGAACATCACCCAGGAGACGGTGTTCCGTGACGAACACACCGGTGACGGCGCGATCGGCGGATGCCTTGCCACCGGGATGCGGGCCGTCAACGCCATACCGGCGGTCATCGACGCTAAACCGGGCTTCCTGACACCGCTGGATTTGCCGTTGATCGCGGGTCAAGGAACTATCCGCGCCTGA
- a CDS encoding putative glycolipid-binding domain-containing protein — translation MLTWRAHDASRMESTRVQLSGRRIRAHGRFVAGASEAHPAFSASYDLVTDETGSTNRLSLSTTVAERERQLSIARDEEGMWTVQNHEGATRSSFDGALDVDVVFSPFFNALPIRRTGLYQQEGSTVLPVVYVTLPDLVVSPATISYRNDGKGIKVVSPVADTTVTVDDEGFLLEYPGLAVRI, via the coding sequence GTGCTGACCTGGCGTGCCCACGACGCGTCGCGCATGGAATCCACCCGGGTTCAACTATCGGGTCGACGCATCCGCGCACACGGTCGTTTTGTGGCCGGTGCATCCGAGGCGCACCCCGCGTTCAGTGCCTCGTACGACCTGGTGACCGACGAGACGGGATCCACCAATCGGTTGTCCCTGTCGACCACCGTGGCCGAGCGGGAGCGGCAGCTCTCGATCGCGCGGGACGAAGAAGGCATGTGGACCGTGCAGAACCACGAGGGCGCGACACGCTCGTCCTTCGACGGCGCTTTGGACGTCGACGTGGTGTTCAGCCCCTTCTTCAACGCGCTTCCGATCCGTCGCACCGGCCTCTACCAGCAAGAAGGCAGCACGGTGCTGCCGGTTGTGTACGTGACCCTGCCGGATCTGGTCGTCAGCCCCGCCACCATCAGCTACCGCAACGACGGTAAGGGCATCAAGGTGGTCTCGCCGGTCGCAGACACCACTGTCACCGTCGATGACGAGGGATTCCTGCTCGAATACCCCGGGCTTGCCGTCCGGATTTAG
- a CDS encoding ABC transporter substrate-binding protein, whose protein sequence is MRRAARLFAAVMAAAIFSGCGSANPLGGGPLSGDLNTLIVGSADFPESKTVAELYAQILQTNGFHITRQLGIGSRETYIPAVKDHSIDLIADYTGNLLRYFDPEATATRPDDVELALLRKLDGDLDILSPSSASDADTLCVTRATADRWNLRSIADLAAHSEEVTVGAPSEFVHRSVGLAGLKVNYGLDVPESRFVAISDGGGPATVRALLDGTITAANIFSTSPAIAEHDLVVLEDPKFTFPAGNLVPLVNVQKKSEKLKKVLDTLSARLTTEDLTRLNAEVSGNNGVDPKEAAQKWLTDKGFDKPIGN, encoded by the coding sequence ATGCGCAGGGCCGCAAGACTGTTCGCTGCTGTCATGGCAGCGGCTATCTTCAGTGGTTGTGGCAGCGCCAATCCCCTGGGCGGAGGCCCGCTTTCGGGCGACCTCAATACCTTGATCGTCGGCTCGGCCGACTTTCCCGAATCCAAGACCGTGGCCGAGCTGTATGCACAGATATTGCAGACCAATGGCTTTCATATCACCAGGCAGTTGGGCATCGGTAGCCGCGAGACCTATATCCCGGCGGTCAAGGATCATTCGATCGATCTGATCGCCGATTACACCGGGAATCTGCTGCGCTACTTCGATCCGGAGGCCACCGCTACCCGGCCCGATGATGTCGAGTTGGCGCTGCTGCGCAAGCTCGATGGCGATCTGGACATTCTGTCCCCCTCATCGGCATCGGACGCCGACACGCTGTGTGTCACCAGAGCCACCGCCGACAGATGGAATCTGCGCTCCATCGCCGACCTCGCCGCGCACTCGGAAGAGGTAACGGTCGGTGCACCTTCGGAGTTCGTGCACCGCAGTGTCGGGTTGGCTGGCCTCAAGGTCAATTACGGCCTGGACGTCCCGGAATCACGATTCGTGGCGATCAGCGATGGTGGTGGACCGGCGACTGTAAGGGCGTTGTTGGACGGAACAATCACCGCGGCCAACATATTCAGCACCTCGCCGGCCATCGCCGAGCATGATCTGGTGGTGCTCGAGGACCCCAAGTTCACCTTTCCGGCGGGCAATCTGGTGCCGTTGGTCAACGTGCAGAAGAAGTCCGAGAAACTGAAGAAGGTGCTCGATACGCTCTCCGCGCGTTTGACGACAGAGGACCTCACCAGGCTCAATGCGGAGGTCTCAGGTAACAACGGTGTCGACCCCAAGGAAGCTGCGCAGAAGTGGTTGACAGACAAAGGTTTCGACAAACCGATAGGGAACTGA
- a CDS encoding SDR family oxidoreductase encodes MTGLLSGKTVVISGVGTGLGREVALKAHQDGANVVLGARTRENLEKLSAELDDSGGTAAWAVTDITDPSECQGLIDTAVERFGTVDALVNVAAKEDVFGGIEGADLAQWQAMLSTNVVGTLQLVQVAVPQLKKNGGSVVFIGSQSAFHPQLPQSAYATSKGALQNAMYQLAKELGPHKIRLNMVVPTWMYGPPIQLYIGLVAQQRGITQEEVLAELTAKFPLGEMPADEDVADAVVFFASDRARMVTGQTLFVNAGEFFA; translated from the coding sequence ATGACAGGACTTCTTTCCGGAAAAACGGTGGTGATATCCGGTGTAGGCACCGGATTGGGCAGGGAGGTCGCACTCAAGGCCCACCAGGACGGCGCGAATGTGGTGCTCGGCGCGCGGACCCGGGAAAACCTCGAAAAGCTTTCCGCCGAACTCGATGATTCGGGCGGCACCGCCGCCTGGGCGGTCACCGACATCACCGATCCGTCGGAGTGCCAGGGCCTTATCGACACCGCCGTCGAGCGGTTCGGCACGGTGGACGCACTGGTCAATGTCGCCGCAAAAGAGGACGTGTTCGGCGGTATCGAGGGCGCGGATCTGGCCCAGTGGCAGGCGATGCTCAGCACGAATGTCGTGGGCACGCTTCAACTCGTTCAGGTGGCCGTGCCACAGCTGAAGAAGAACGGCGGATCGGTGGTCTTCATCGGATCGCAGTCGGCGTTCCATCCACAGCTACCCCAGTCCGCGTATGCGACATCCAAGGGAGCGTTACAGAACGCCATGTATCAGCTCGCGAAGGAGCTAGGGCCGCATAAGATTCGGCTCAACATGGTGGTGCCGACGTGGATGTATGGCCCGCCGATTCAGCTGTACATCGGTCTGGTCGCCCAACAGCGCGGCATCACGCAAGAGGAAGTACTGGCCGAACTGACGGCCAAATTCCCGTTGGGCGAGATGCCCGCCGATGAAGACGTCGCCGATGCGGTCGTGTTCTTCGCATCCGACCGCGCCCGGATGGTGACCGGGCAGACCCTGTTCGTCAACGCAGGAGAATTTTTCGCATGA
- a CDS encoding ABC transporter permease, with amino-acid sequence MNFLSEALGYIFTASNWTGHSGLGVRIGEHLQYTAIALLAAVIIAVPIGLIIGHTGRGTFLVVSAVNALRALPTLGVLLLGVLLWGLGLVPPTVALLLLGVPPLLAGTYSGIANVDRTVVQAARAMGMTERQVLFGVELPNALPLILSGLRTATLQIVATATVAAYASLGGLGRYLIDGIKVRQFHLALVGALLVTALALLLDAFLALAVWLSAPGTGRLRWAPRDLGGDSGAGDSGVEGRVEPRRQAATQP; translated from the coding sequence GTGAACTTTCTCTCCGAGGCGCTCGGCTACATATTCACCGCGTCCAATTGGACGGGCCACAGCGGGCTGGGCGTGCGGATCGGCGAGCACCTGCAGTACACCGCGATTGCCCTGCTGGCCGCGGTCATCATCGCGGTGCCGATAGGTCTGATCATCGGGCACACGGGTCGTGGCACGTTTCTAGTGGTCAGCGCGGTGAATGCGCTGCGCGCGCTGCCGACACTGGGCGTGCTGCTGTTGGGCGTGCTGCTGTGGGGCTTGGGTTTGGTGCCGCCGACCGTCGCGCTGCTGCTGCTGGGGGTGCCGCCGCTGCTGGCGGGAACCTACTCCGGCATCGCGAACGTGGATCGCACGGTGGTGCAGGCCGCGCGGGCCATGGGGATGACGGAACGTCAGGTGCTCTTCGGTGTCGAGTTACCCAACGCCTTACCGCTGATCCTGTCGGGCTTGCGGACGGCGACCCTGCAGATCGTCGCGACGGCGACCGTGGCCGCCTATGCCAGCCTCGGCGGACTGGGCCGGTACCTCATCGACGGCATCAAGGTGCGGCAGTTCCACTTGGCATTGGTCGGCGCCCTTTTGGTGACCGCGCTGGCGCTGCTGCTGGATGCGTTCCTCGCCCTGGCGGTGTGGCTGTCGGCTCCCGGCACCGGGCGGCTGCGATGGGCTCCGCGCGATCTCGGCGGTGACTCAGGGGCGGGGGACAGCGGCGTAGAGGGGCGGGTCGAACCACGTCGGCAGGCCGCGACACAACCGTGA